Genomic DNA from Solanum dulcamara chromosome 4, daSolDulc1.2, whole genome shotgun sequence:
cccaaatagtttagatatgaaactcgaaaaaaaagaagatagtttaaatgtgtttttTATACTTacctctaaaaaaaaaaaaaaatacaccaCTCttcctttatctttttttttttttttttttttttttttttgggaacaaaACCTTGCATCTCACACCTAAAaagaaaactttaaaaaaattagaaaatattttttttgagattctTACGTAAATGTACAAGTCAAACAAATAAACAGCTCATCGTAAATATAGCGCAATAAAATTTCCACAACCAGAATAGCTAAATTGTTTGTGGGGGGGATGTCGGTGGCCCAAAATATCCTCTTACGTACCCTacctaaataaaaagaaaaaggaaaaacaccACGAAGTTTCCTTTTCAAGGAATCCATCCCCAACCCCctcaaccaacaacaaaaaaaaaaattaaaaattgtaatttataatattctCTTAGTCTCAATTTACTTAGCATAAAATTTGATTAGGGAcggagtttttttttaaaaaagaaaaactcttAAAAATATAGGGTCACTAACAAGTCTTGCATAGTTATGAAAATGTAAATCGTCTATTAAGcataaacaaatttaaaatttaattatttttaaatatataaagatgatttttttttgaacaaacTAAATAAAgatgtgtcacataaattgaaataaaaaaattattattacatcattattaaatatttaaattttattttttaaaaaaccttaaaattttcatatttaaattcaccatcaaataaaaaagaaattctaACGGTACCATATAAAAGGTAGTATTTGAGAGTTTTACAAAGGAACTTTCTTGTTGAAGGGCCCAATGGTCGACCAAAAAGGAGTTGTTTTCTCTTGTATAAAATTGTGAACAGATCTCTAAGGAAAAAACAACTCTCatctatataattttttttccctttcatAATGGTTTCTGCAGAAATTAAACCTAATAGTTCatcaaatatcaaattaattgaTGGAAGAAAATTGGCTTACAAAGAAAGAGGTGTTCCAAAGGAAAAATCCAATTACAGAATCATttttattcatggatttgaCAGCTCCAAAGAAAGGGATTTTCTTGCACCCCAGGTAATAATTATCTACACTTCTTGATATGTTTTTGAACAGAATTGTCAAATGGGCGGATTGAATTAAATTTGTGCGAAAAACGTAAAATTAAACAATATATCATGACTCAACTCGCTCAAAATTTATTTGGGTGAAGATCATGTGTTGAATAAATGAGTCATAATTCAATCCGCTCAGTATAACCCAAATGttcctttttttcttgtttttctttttgataagtAAAGTGTATGTTCTTCTCTTAAATTATTAGTTTAAATTATTCCAAATTTAAGCAATTATGTTGATGGAAAATATGCGGATTGAATTAAATTTGAGCGAAAAACAAGTCAAAACAACATCGATCATGACTCAACCCAGCAACACAACCCAAtctttaagaaaaagaaaagaaatgtgAAAAGTGTATAGTATATGAAATGTGAATGTCACGTCAACAAACGAGTCATAATCCAACCtgttagatatatatatatatatgttgttaatATTTGAGAATTTTCGATAGGAACTTATGAACGCACTGGGAATATATATCGTTCAATTCGATCGAGCTGGATACGGAGGAAGTGATCCGAATCCAAAACGATCACTAAGGAGTGAAGCATCAGATATTGAGGAATTAGCAAATCACTTGGAATTGGGATCCAAATTCTACATAATTGGTTTCTCCATGGGATCTTACCCAACCTGGAGTTGCATCAAACACCTATCACATAGGTAACATTCATCGAATCATCGTTaccatcctttttattctaatcAATATCAATAATGCAGTTCATTCAACGATAAACTTAAGTCTAAATTGTATTGATAAAGAGATAACATGAAACCTGAATGAACAAAATGTCAAATTGAATTGTATGTTTATTtgcttgagccgagggtctattagaaacagtctctctaccttcACAGGGTAAGAGTAAGGCTATGTACGCACTACctgagtttgttgttgttgtatattcaTGTCTTTGCTTGAGTCGAGAGTTTATCGGAAACATGCAGTCTCTGTACCATCACAAGGTAAGTGTAAGGCTACGTATGCACCACCCTCCTCAGACTCCACTTATAAGGTTACACTGGGTTTGTTTGTTGTTGTAAATTCATGTCTTCTTTTTGCTGAACTTGGTAGGTTAGCAGGGGTGGCATTTGTGGTTCCCATAGTCAATTACCAATGGCCTTCTCTACCGGAATCTGTATTAAAGGAAGACGAACGGAAGAGGTGGTACAAAAGGATGACTTGGGTTGCAAGATATGCTCCTAAGTTATTGCATTGGTGGATGATCCGAAAAACGTCTCAGTCCTCCTCTACCGATAGTTCAAAACCTACATACTTTACTGACAAGGACTTGGAGCTTTTGAAGAATGCACCTGGATTTCAATTTCTTACCGCGGTAAGGTCAATAACAGTAACTACGTCTTAATTCCAAGCAAGTAAGGTCGGCTTACCATTTCCTGCAAAATTTGAAGTGTTATTTTAACTTGTACTTTCCATCTTCAGGACAAGCTAAAAAGCAGAAGTGTTTTCAACAACCTCCGCAGTGACTTCCTTGTGGCGTTTAGTAAATGGGATTTTGATCCTTTGGAGCTTAGCAATCCTTTTCCTGAAAACGTTAAGCGTCCTGTTCACCTCTGGCACGGGTGTGAAGACAGATTTATTAATTTGAAACTACAAAGACATGTCTCAGAAAGGTTACCTTGGATTCAATATCATGAAGTTTCCGAGGGTGGACATTTGTTGATCTATGATACCGTTGTCTGTGAAGCCATCTTAAAGTCTCTTTTGCTTGGAGAGGACACACCACTCTATACACGTAAATTTTCTTCCTGATTGTCACACCCCTTTTTCGTAAAGACTTAACCATTTCTGTCACTTCGATATTTCAATCAAATCCTGTTTCACATTTTCCATATATCCAAAAGAATTTGATGAAAAAGGGGGTCAAAAGTTCTCCATCTCTTGTACACCACCAGCATTAGGACTCAACAACTGAAAGTTTAACCTTGTGGCTAGCAATTCTTAGTGTGTTCTGTAGAAGATGCAGACTTGATCAATGTCAAAGTACTGGGACAACTAAAAGAAAACAAAGGTTTACAAGACATGGTGAAAGAGAAGTATGAATTGATAGATTTATATATAGTGTGCTCTCTGAGCATGTTTTTTGAtgtagtgaaggaaaaagaagtATATAAAGCACACCAAATGATTATTGATTATATTGCTTACTTATAATTCTCTTATTATAATCTTGATCTATAACTGCAAGCTTCTATATGCTGTATAAAAACTCACCATGTTCTAACTTTTGCATTCAACATTACTTGAGAGGTCAAATTTCATTGAAACTCAAGAATTAATCACTTAATCTTGCCAATTAAATGCAAATACTCTAATGTACTCAATGATAAGCACAAGTTTCGAATCAGATTCCCAATTTCCTTGGATAATGGTGGTGTTCAGGCTAGCTTGTGTGCACCTAGACTATACCATTTCTATCAACTAGAAACTAACCAAATTGCAAGGTTTTGGCATGACTACTTATGTCAATGGGAGAGTGCACACTTTAAGTTAAACATATCTCAATTGCTCTGCATCCCTATAAGCTCAAAAACACATAATtactttcttctttcctttgtcATTCTGCAACTCTACTGCTTTCTGCAATGTCCATTCCCTAAAAGCTGACTAATAGCTCAATGTTGACCAATAGAAGCAAATTCACCATTATCCTTTtctaaataaaactaaaaaaaacaaaaacaaataagCATTTCAAACATGCAGAAGCCccaaatattttagaaaaatttgaaGCTCAAGAATAACTACAAAATCTTGAacatcatatttttattttagtttccCACCAGGTGTCAAATTCTGATTCGCACATAAGCATGACACATTTTTGGAGACGGCGCTCCTAATAGGATTTTTTCTCAAAGAGGGGTCTCAAGTCTCAACCAACATTTTATCACAATACTTATAAAATAACAATTCATCAAATATTATGCAGAGCAATTGTCATTTCAAATAAGGTAGAAAACCAGTAGAAGAAATCcaataaaatacaaataaagaaaagagataattgCAAAGGGGAAAAGGACTAACCCATTTGAATAAAACAGCAGAAACTTGAAGAGAATCAgaaggagaactcaaatctcTTTACAAAAAGTACAGCTTTATGTCTTATTCTGAAGTTCAGTTAGGAAGAAAATTGAGTGAAAAATAAGAGAATGACAAAAATGGTCCCTTGTGTTTCTTTGAGGTAGCTTCAAAAATACCCCTCTAAGTATGCATCCAACAGTTTTTAGTACTTTAAATTTGTCAAAAAATAATACTTTAAgtcttttaataatatatattcataGTCTTCATTGACCTGAAAAAGCCTATGATAAAGTCTCGAGAAAAGTCTATTAGTGACGTTTGGAGTCTAAAAGTGTGCTGATGGCTTATATTTGGGCGATAAAGAACATGCATGATGGAGTCAAGATTCAAGTCAGGACAATGGGAGACTCGAAGCATTTTTCAGTCGAGATAGAATTGCACTTCGATCAACGTTGAGTCCATTTTATTTGCTCCGGTGATGGATAAACTGACGCGTCATATTTAGggtgaggtgccttggtgtatattattttcaaatgacaTTGTTTCGATCGAGGAGACTTAAAAGGTGCGGATACAAACTATATATGGACTCTAAAGGGTTTAGGTTGAGCAGGACCAATACAGAGTATTTGAAATGTAAATTCAGCGGTGAGATGCATGAGGCTGGCTAGAAGTGAGACTTGATACTCAATTTATTCCAAGAGTGAAAGATTTAAGTATATGGGGTTCGATTCAAGGAAATGGAGAGATCGACGATGatatcacacatcgtattggtgcGGCAAGGATAAAGTGAAGTCTTGCATACGACATCTTGTGTGACAAGAAAAGTACCACCAAAATTAAAGGTTAAATTTTATAGAGTGGTAGTTAAATCATTTTGTTGTAAGAGGCGGAGTGTTAGCCAGTCAAGAACTCCGATGTTCAAAAGATGCAAGTGGCgaaaatgagaatgttgaaatgAATGTGTGGTAGGAATAGGATTATTCGGAGTGATATGATTAGCATTAGGATTATTTGGTAAGAAGTGATAGGAATGGCCTCGGTGGTGGACAAGAAGAGGGAAGTGAGACTAAGATGGTTAGAGCATGTGAAGAAGAGAAGTGTGGATGTCCCAGTAAGGAGGTGTGATAGGTTAGATATAGTGGAGGCGAGTAAATGCAGAGGTAGAGGTGTTATGTCtgaaaaaagacggtttaaaattaatttcaattttatagagaaaaaaataattttagaaaagaagagtcgccacttaattttttaaagaaattaagaaaacttaatttaaaagaccctaacagatttaagtcttaaaaattcagagaaaaaggtacgaggttcttatttccagtttgagaaggtgttaagcattcaaagtggccgctaacgcgcggttatccgacgatttgaaaattatttgactaacttttaaaaatattaatttataaggaaacaaagactttaaaattattttttgaaaaaaatgatcaaaacttaaaaattgaaaataatatacatgtataaaaaaagaagtaaagtttaccaaatgcctaagtaaaggtagaaaatcatctaaagagtaatttaatatgaattgatttatctttaggagaatttaattaagttaaaacaaattaaactaatatctaagtaagcataaataacataagtgaataaattattacaattcaaattaatataaataaaataataaataacacatgaaaatattgccTGACAGTTAGTTTCTGTAAGcctggactaagttgttgggccATCTACGTTTTaggccttaagcacaattccacTGTATATCGCAATTGTATACGCACAGTATATCggaatgtatatatattgtatacagtgtatacaacTTTATTTCTCTATATCGAACTGTATACACACAGTATACCACCTTTTTGTTCCCTGTATATGatgtatatcactatatatatatatatattgtatatctaTGTATACAATAttgttttcttgcatatcagactatatagatactgtatatcagtgtatacgacactgttttccacctgtattccgtgtatacagaccaatatcaatatataaatcatgaatattatcttcttttccatttatcaacttttcagcaattcaaacaagatgatggagactcaaaataaatggaaaagaagatagaTAAATGAAAAAGAAGATAATATTCCATTTATCAACTTTCCAGCAATTCAAACAAGATCACAtgcacaaaataaaattacataagcatttacttattttaagctaaaccaagaaacatatcatgatattttgagttatcaaattgatgagcatcctagaagtgactaataacatgcatatatgtggacaaaggaaaggaaagaagaaatatattcaagtaactaaagaacacatatttaatatatacgctatactagctcaaattttaaagaaagaattaaattaactaggccatgaaagttctaattgaataataactttaagcatatttttgttaactaaatcatgttaaaagaagaaattaaaatgaaaatctatattgtcataggaaactatttggaaaaataatgaacaaaactaagatctttcatgaaataattctaacacatgatagttaattaattctaacacatgctaactataaaaaaatttctatcattaatctaattattcttaatacatgctaactaaaaaaaacaagactacgaattaattaaatataaaatatgaaataattaaataaaataaagctgaaaaaatattttacctcttcCCGGGTAGCGACACTGAAGACGATGAgtgga
This window encodes:
- the LOC129887615 gene encoding uncharacterized protein LOC129887615 — translated: MVSAEIKPNSSSNIKLIDGRKLAYKERGVPKEKSNYRIIFIHGFDSSKERDFLAPQELMNALGIYIVQFDRAGYGGSDPNPKRSLRSEASDIEELANHLELGSKFYIIGFSMGSYPTWSCIKHLSHRLAGVAFVVPIVNYQWPSLPESVLKEDERKRWYKRMTWVARYAPKLLHWWMIRKTSQSSSTDSSKPTYFTDKDLELLKNAPGFQFLTADKLKSRSVFNNLRSDFLVAFSKWDFDPLELSNPFPENVKRPVHLWHGCEDRFINLKLQRHVSERLPWIQYHEVSEGGHLLIYDTVVCEAILKSLLLGEDTPLYTRKFSS